A part of Aegilops tauschii subsp. strangulata cultivar AL8/78 chromosome 2, Aet v6.0, whole genome shotgun sequence genomic DNA contains:
- the LOC109775272 gene encoding probable proteasome inhibitor, translated as MVTDAAAMAVVKAARPVFRGAHDGVAFAANAAFLAAGYSLCAVGPAALTDPLPAVDEEVGIDGWNTMDNCYAFLYSKEEEGKKKRILVKCLVIDDFLAIDALDLEAQHKEPCNVQINVKDFFSEEQPKNYKDMYKNFAGFINTLNSSLLVELDGKNAAAAAAQKPDVMSSSSINSSENVLRDTRTTEPAGLIYPPVALFGHDDTFPAPGAGFYPHSGGPGGSMHVGPNDPRFFPSNPSPAPFGGPGSVPPGGRYDPIGPPDVPGFEPSRFVRRSRHPGGSTHPDLEFFQQGPDF; from the exons ATGGTGACCGACGCGGCCGCGATGGCGGTCGTGAAGGCCGCGCGCCCCGTCTTCCGCGGCGCCCACGACGGCGTGGCGTTCGCCGCAAACGCCGCGTTCCTCGCCGCGGGATACTCGCTCTGCGCCGTCGGCCCTGCCGCGCTCACCGACCCCCTTCCCGCAG TTGACGAGGAGGTGGGAATTGATGGGTGGAACACTATGGACAATTGCTATGCCTTTCTGTACTCCAAGGAGGAGGAGGGCAAGAAGAAGCGCATTTTAGTGAAATGTCTAGTGATTGATGACTTCCTTGCTATTGATGCGCTGGATCTTGAGGCACAACACAAGGAACCCTGCAATGTCCAGATAAA TGTGAAGGATTTCTTCTCTGAAGAACAGCCCAAGAATTATAAGGATATGTACAAGAATTTTGCGGGCTTCATCAATACCCTTAACTCAAGCTTGTTAGTTGAATTGGATGGTAAgaatgctgctgctgctgccgcccaGAAGCCTGATGTTATGAGCAGTTCATCAATAAACAG TTCTGAAAATGTTCTGCGGGATACAAGGACTACTGAACCTGCTGG CCTGATATATCCTCCAGTAGCTCTGTTTGGTCATGATGACACCTTCCCTGCTCCTGGTGCAGGCTTCTACCCTCACAG TGGTGGGCCGGGTGGTAGTATGCACGTTG GCCCAAATGATCCACGCTTCTTTCCTTCAAATCCTTCTCCTGCTCCTTTTGGTGGCCCTGG GAGTGTTCCACCTGGTGGCCGTTACGATCCGATCGGCCCGCCCGATGTTCCAGGATTTGAACCATCTCGCTTTGTGAG GCGTTCGAGGCATCCAGGTGGAAGCACTCACCCAGACCTCGAGTTCTTCCAACAAGGCCCAGACTTCTGA